One Brassica oleracea var. oleracea cultivar TO1000 chromosome C7, BOL, whole genome shotgun sequence genomic window carries:
- the LOC106304086 gene encoding UPF0725 protein At1g23960-like, with translation MYTDEEYDIAQREYWQQVSKSEGFDIEDVSIPSSMAGMISGLIPYDCQRDRGGCPYRTLVNLYAQLGLRQYSLLKGNTFEFVSMVKVNMLQNLVSSFYVTLLVRDPITLEEKEFQVRTDERSCVSLYLACSVARFKDEVTIKRPFVPHFHDGAEVPVLPDWPSETLAAQFHPGMFDTNARRGLPSDTSARPGWPSDSLLEQFFYLLPFGCMLPTEFERECVLEESRCRSSDFDWTYLYLKLVVCAHDRWISEEVLSKVEIIYAVVIPLDNNLYYPCTAQNLNLFIVYKGLDTAEMGEDVERRAVVSQVVNCSGYLSLRGKLL, from the exons ATGTATACTGATGAAGAATATGACATTGCCCAGAGGGAATACTGGCAACAAGTGTCAAAATCGGAA GGTTTCGATATTGAAGATGTTTCAATACCATCGTCTATGGCCGGAATGATCTCTGGACTGATACCCTATGACTGTCAACGTGATAGGGGTGGTTGTCCTTATAGAACGTTGGTCAACCTTTATGCTCAGTTGGGGCTTCGTCAGTACTCTCTTCTAAAG GGGAATACATTCGAGTTTGTTTCCATGGTGAAAGTCAACATGTTGCAGAACCTTGTCTCCTCTTTCTACGTAACTTTGCTCGTACGTGATCCTATCACATTGGAGGAGAAAGAATTCCAGGTTCGAACTGATGAAAGAAGTTGTGTCAGCTTGTATTTGGCGTGCTCTGTTGCTAGATTTAAAGATGAAG TCACGATCAAGAGGCCCTTCGTACCTCACTTTCATGATGGGGCGGAGGTTCCTGTACTGCCTGATTGGCCGTCAGAAACTTTGGCGGCACAGTTTCATCCTGGGATGTTTGATACTAATGCGAGGCGTGGTTTGCCGTCAGATACTTCTGCGAGGCCTGGTTGGCCGTCGGATTCTTTGCTGGAACAGTTTTTTTATCTACTGCCTTTTGGTTGTATGCTGCCAACGGAATTTGAGAGAGAGTGTGTTCTG GAAGAATCACGTTGTCGCTCCTCTGATTTTGATTGGACTTATTTGTATTTGAAACTTGTAGTTTGTGCACATGACAGGTGGATCTCAGAG GAAGTTCTTTCCAAGGTGGAGATTATATATGCAGTTGTGATCCCGCTGGATAATAATCTTTATTATCCGTGTACTGCCCAAAATCTCAATTTATTCATAGTGTACAAGGGCTTGGACACGGCTGAAATGGGCGAAGATGTTGAACGCAGAGCTGTAGTCTCACAAGTCGTCAATTGTAGTGGATACTTGAGTCTCCGTGGTAAGCTTCTATAA